A single Aggregatilinea lenta DNA region contains:
- a CDS encoding ABC transporter permease, translated as MVELGVAIVATINAMIRFSVPITFGALSGIFSERSGVVNIGIDGMMLMSAFTGYMTNVILSQPGVSASLQEDPTRLGISLAVALLTGGAMGLLHALLSIRYKVDQIISGTVINILALGLTGYFYQEETRTLGKLSNLIGNPWNQSGSVELKLADNFKFYFPYDIGRILFDKDLLTYLSIIMVFVVGWALVHTTWGLRTRAVGENPRAADTLGINVHRTQYMNLFISGVMAGLAGAFLTLAAVGSFERGMTTGRGFIALAVMIFGNWKPSGALKGALLFGFAMALQNQLQLFGINFPHQLVAMLPYILTIVVLAGFVGRVQGPAASGQVYEQE; from the coding sequence ATGGTTGAGCTTGGCGTCGCCATCGTGGCGACTATCAACGCCATGATCCGCTTTTCCGTCCCGATCACCTTCGGGGCGCTGAGCGGTATTTTCAGTGAACGATCCGGCGTGGTGAACATCGGCATCGACGGCATGATGCTGATGTCCGCCTTCACCGGCTATATGACCAACGTGATCCTCAGCCAGCCGGGCGTCTCGGCGTCGCTGCAAGAGGACCCGACGCGCCTGGGCATCTCGCTGGCGGTCGCGCTGCTGACCGGCGGGGCGATGGGCCTGCTGCACGCGCTGCTGTCGATCCGGTACAAAGTGGACCAGATCATCAGCGGCACGGTGATCAACATCCTGGCGCTGGGCCTGACGGGCTACTTCTATCAGGAAGAAACCCGCACGTTGGGCAAGCTGTCGAACCTGATCGGCAACCCGTGGAACCAGTCGGGATCGGTCGAGCTGAAGCTGGCGGACAACTTCAAATTCTACTTTCCCTACGACATTGGGCGCATCCTGTTCGACAAGGACCTGCTGACTTACCTCAGTATCATCATGGTCTTCGTCGTGGGGTGGGCGCTGGTCCACACCACGTGGGGACTACGCACGCGCGCCGTGGGCGAAAATCCGCGCGCAGCCGATACGCTGGGCATCAACGTACACCGCACGCAGTACATGAACCTGTTCATCAGCGGTGTGATGGCCGGGCTGGCGGGCGCGTTCCTGACGCTGGCGGCGGTCGGCTCGTTCGAGCGCGGCATGACCACCGGGCGCGGCTTCATCGCGCTGGCGGTGATGATCTTCGGCAACTGGAAGCCGTCCGGCGCGCTGAAGGGCGCGCTGCTGTTCGGCTTTGCGATGGCGCTGCAGAACCAGCTCCAGCTGTTTGGCATCAACTTCCCCCACCAGCTGGTGGCAATGCTGCCCTATATTCTGACCATCGTCGTGCTGGCCGGGTTCGTCGGACGCGTCCAGGGTCCGGCGGCTTCCGGTCAGGTATATGAGCAGGAATAG